The Stenotrophomonas maltophilia genome includes a region encoding these proteins:
- a CDS encoding DUF6165 family protein, translating to MPAARYHGALFPGTNRVDAILTPVSIGELIDKITILEIKAERIDDAAKLANVRTELDGLLPLLQQLLHAQPALAALKQQLKVINERMWDIQDQLRDKEAAQVFDDAFIQLARGVYGTNGERVQVKNEINRVAGSALVEEKQYQGE from the coding sequence ATGCCAGCAGCGCGGTATCATGGCGCCCTGTTTCCAGGAACCAACCGCGTGGACGCCATCCTGACTCCGGTATCGATCGGCGAGCTGATCGACAAGATCACCATTCTCGAGATCAAGGCCGAGCGCATCGACGATGCCGCCAAGCTGGCCAACGTCCGCACCGAGCTGGACGGCCTGCTGCCGTTGCTGCAGCAGCTGCTGCACGCACAACCGGCACTGGCCGCGCTGAAGCAGCAGCTGAAGGTGATCAACGAGCGCATGTGGGACATCCAGGACCAGCTGCGCGACAAAGAAGCGGCCCAGGTGTTCGACGATGCCTTCATCCAGCTGGCACGCGGTGTCTATGGCACCAATGGCGAGCGCGTGCAGGTGAAGAACGAGATCAACCGCGTGGCCGGTTCGGCCCTGGTCGAAGAAAAGCAGTACCAGGGCGAGTAA
- a CDS encoding OmpO family porin: MKNSLIALALAAALPFTASAAENLSYNYAEADYAKTDVDGIKADGWGVKGSYGFLPNFHAFGEYSRQEVDHTNIKVDQWKVGAGYNVEIAPSTDFVARVAYQKFDRKHGLDFNGYSAEAGIRTAFGAHAEVYGMVGYEDYAKKHGVDIDGQWYGRLGGQVKLNQNWGLNGELKMNRHGDKEYTVGPRFSW; the protein is encoded by the coding sequence ATGAAGAATTCGCTGATTGCTCTGGCCCTGGCCGCTGCCCTGCCGTTCACCGCTTCGGCTGCTGAGAACCTGTCGTACAACTACGCTGAAGCCGACTACGCCAAGACCGACGTCGATGGCATCAAGGCTGACGGCTGGGGCGTCAAGGGTTCCTACGGCTTCCTGCCGAACTTCCACGCGTTCGGTGAATACAGCCGTCAGGAAGTCGACCACACCAACATCAAGGTTGACCAGTGGAAGGTCGGTGCCGGCTACAACGTCGAAATCGCTCCGTCGACCGACTTCGTTGCCCGCGTTGCCTACCAGAAGTTCGATCGCAAGCACGGCCTGGACTTCAACGGCTACAGCGCTGAAGCCGGTATCCGCACCGCCTTCGGTGCCCACGCCGAGGTCTACGGCATGGTCGGCTACGAAGACTACGCCAAGAAGCACGGCGTCGATATCGACGGCCAGTGGTACGGTCGCCTGGGTGGTCAGGTCAAGCTGAACCAGAACTGGGGCCTGAACGGCGAGTTGAAGATGAACCGCCACGGCGACAAGGAATACACCGTCGGCCCGCGCTTCAGCTGGTAA
- a CDS encoding MFS transporter, which produces MSVATGVAVASNYYAQPLLHTIADAFGVPFGQVGMVVTAAQLSYAAGLILLVPLGDLFERRRLIVVMSLLSAGGLVISACAPSLTWLLVGTAITGLFSVVAQVLVPFAATLAAPEHRGRVVGTLMSGLLLGILLARTVVGLLSSLGDWRLVYAIAAATLVLTALALQRGLPRFHHSAGLGYFALLRSIGVLFVQEPVLRQRTLLGACSFAMFAIFWTPLAFLLAQPPYAYSDATIGLFGLVGAAGTLAAGLAGRMSDRGQTGRATAIALLLLLLSWLPLGLSAHSLLALLVGVVVLDLAAQLLHVSNQNLIYALQPAARNRLNAGYMTGYFIGGSLGSLLSAQVYQRFGWTGVCVAGAAVAALALLLWLPGALRARQASLAD; this is translated from the coding sequence ATGTCCGTGGCTACCGGCGTGGCCGTGGCCAGCAACTACTATGCGCAGCCACTGCTGCACACCATCGCCGACGCCTTCGGTGTGCCGTTCGGCCAGGTCGGCATGGTCGTTACCGCCGCGCAGCTGAGCTATGCCGCCGGCTTGATCCTGCTGGTGCCGCTGGGAGACCTGTTCGAACGCCGCCGCCTGATCGTGGTGATGAGCCTGCTGTCGGCCGGCGGGCTGGTGATCAGCGCCTGTGCACCGTCGCTGACCTGGTTGCTGGTCGGCACCGCGATCACCGGCCTGTTCTCGGTGGTGGCACAGGTGCTGGTGCCGTTCGCCGCTACGCTGGCCGCGCCGGAACATCGCGGTCGCGTGGTCGGCACGCTGATGAGTGGCCTGCTGCTGGGCATCCTGCTGGCGCGCACCGTGGTCGGCCTGCTTTCCAGCCTGGGCGACTGGCGCCTGGTGTATGCGATCGCCGCTGCCACCCTGGTGCTGACCGCACTGGCATTGCAGCGCGGTCTGCCGCGATTCCACCACAGCGCCGGCTTGGGCTATTTCGCATTGCTGCGCTCGATCGGCGTGCTGTTCGTGCAGGAACCGGTGCTGCGCCAGCGTACGCTGCTGGGCGCCTGCAGCTTCGCCATGTTCGCGATCTTCTGGACCCCGCTCGCGTTCCTGCTGGCACAGCCGCCGTATGCCTACAGCGACGCCACCATCGGGCTGTTCGGGCTGGTCGGCGCGGCCGGCACGCTGGCGGCCGGCCTGGCTGGCCGCATGTCCGACCGTGGCCAGACCGGGCGCGCCACCGCCATTGCACTGCTGCTGTTGCTGCTGTCGTGGCTGCCATTGGGGCTGTCGGCACACTCGCTGCTGGCGCTGCTGGTGGGCGTGGTGGTGCTGGACCTGGCCGCACAGCTGTTGCACGTCAGCAACCAGAACCTGATCTACGCGCTGCAACCGGCGGCACGCAACCGCCTCAATGCCGGCTACATGACCGGCTATTTCATCGGCGGTTCGCTGGGTTCGCTGCTGTCTGCGCAGGTCTACCAGCGCTTCGGCTGGACCGGCGTCTGCGTGGCCGGCGCTGCCGTGGCTGCGCTGGCCCTGTTGCTGTGGCTGCCCGGCGCGCTGCGCGCGCGCCAGGCGTCGCTGGCCGACTAG
- a CDS encoding response regulator transcription factor, which translates to MPPFPSPRDSPCRLLLLDPHPLLRHGVQELLARQAGLQVDGSYGRSGDLLQRLQQQAAAIDLLLVDALPIGDSGEGLELLRHVSRHWPAVPILVLSAHCNAGVVSLALQAGARGFLSKACAPQMLLRAVSVVARGGRFVPPELRAQLNQSRRQRQQSMRSPRLSTRERAVLQWVLRGCSTGEMARRSGRAASTISTQKRAAYRKLGIRNDGELFRFRHLIDAD; encoded by the coding sequence ATGCCCCCGTTTCCCTCGCCCCGCGATTCTCCCTGCCGCTTGTTGCTGCTGGATCCGCATCCACTGTTGCGGCATGGCGTGCAGGAACTGCTGGCCCGGCAGGCGGGCCTGCAGGTCGATGGAAGCTATGGCCGCAGCGGTGATCTGCTGCAGCGCCTGCAGCAGCAGGCAGCTGCGATCGATCTGCTGCTGGTTGACGCCTTGCCGATCGGTGACAGCGGGGAAGGCCTGGAACTGCTGCGGCACGTGTCACGACATTGGCCGGCAGTGCCGATCCTGGTGCTGTCCGCACACTGCAACGCGGGTGTCGTGTCCTTGGCCCTGCAGGCCGGTGCGCGCGGATTCCTGTCCAAGGCCTGCGCGCCGCAGATGCTGCTGCGCGCAGTGAGCGTGGTCGCCCGCGGCGGGCGCTTCGTGCCGCCGGAGCTGCGTGCACAGTTGAACCAGTCCCGCCGGCAGCGCCAGCAGTCCATGCGTTCACCACGGTTGAGTACGCGCGAGCGCGCTGTCCTGCAGTGGGTGCTGCGTGGCTGCAGCACCGGCGAGATGGCACGCCGCAGCGGGCGTGCGGCCAGCACCATCAGCACGCAGAAACGAGCGGCATACCGCAAGCTGGGCATCCGCAACGATGGCGAGCTGTTCCGGTTCCGCCATCTGATCGACGCTGATTGA
- a CDS encoding TorF family putative porin yields the protein MNSKGMMAALVAALAGLLGIGSAQAQVQVSGSAELTSDYVWRGSSQSDGDPAVQAGAKVSIPAGWYASVWGSNVSFKPDNGARSEFDLVAGWSGALAPDWSLDANLTRYVYPGTGRALDWTELNTTVTWKQRAWLQVAHSNDALAGGHRGTYAQLGVRVPLHERLRLEAAVGQYWLATAQGPDYLHGQLSAIASLATAWELRATVHDTDSAAKRLFPGNAGGRWELALQGSF from the coding sequence GTGAACAGCAAGGGGATGATGGCGGCGCTGGTGGCCGCCCTGGCAGGGCTGCTCGGGATCGGCAGCGCGCAGGCACAGGTGCAGGTCAGTGGCAGTGCGGAGTTGACCAGTGACTACGTATGGCGCGGCAGCTCGCAGAGCGACGGCGACCCGGCGGTGCAGGCCGGCGCGAAGGTCTCGATCCCAGCGGGCTGGTACGCCAGCGTGTGGGGGTCCAACGTTTCGTTCAAGCCGGACAATGGCGCGCGCAGCGAGTTCGACCTGGTGGCGGGCTGGTCCGGCGCACTGGCACCGGACTGGAGCCTGGATGCCAACCTGACCCGTTACGTGTACCCGGGCACCGGCCGCGCGCTGGACTGGACCGAGCTCAACACCACGGTGACCTGGAAGCAGCGCGCCTGGCTGCAGGTCGCCCATTCCAACGATGCGTTGGCCGGTGGCCATCGCGGTACCTATGCCCAGCTGGGTGTGCGTGTGCCGTTGCACGAACGCCTCCGCCTGGAAGCGGCGGTGGGCCAGTACTGGCTGGCCACCGCGCAGGGTCCGGATTACCTGCATGGCCAGCTCAGTGCCATCGCCTCGCTGGCCACGGCATGGGAACTGCGCGCCACCGTGCATGACACCGACAGTGCGGCCAAGCGCCTGTTCCCCGGCAACGCCGGTGGGCGATGGGAGCTGGCGCTGCAGGGCAGCTTCTAG
- a CDS encoding YehS family protein, which produces MINNDVLRSVRYSLDLGDHHVVTLCQMADPAFAVDPEQVKAWLRREDEVGFEAMSDSALAHFLDGLIVHLRGRDESQPQRAVETRIDNNLVLKKLRVAFQLRDVDLMEIFASAGFNVSKSEVGALFRQPGHTNYRRCLDQMLRNFLKGLSLRLRG; this is translated from the coding sequence ATGATCAACAACGATGTCCTGCGCAGCGTGCGCTATTCCCTGGACCTGGGCGACCACCACGTGGTGACCCTGTGCCAGATGGCCGACCCGGCCTTCGCCGTGGATCCCGAACAGGTGAAGGCCTGGCTCCGCCGCGAGGACGAAGTCGGCTTCGAAGCGATGAGCGACAGCGCGCTGGCGCACTTCCTCGATGGCCTGATCGTGCACCTGCGCGGTCGCGACGAGAGCCAGCCGCAGCGCGCGGTGGAAACCCGCATCGACAACAACCTGGTGCTGAAGAAGCTGCGCGTGGCGTTCCAGCTGCGCGACGTCGATCTGATGGAGATCTTCGCCAGCGCCGGTTTCAACGTCTCCAAGTCGGAAGTCGGCGCGCTGTTCCGCCAGCCCGGGCACACCAATTACCGGCGTTGCCTGGACCAGATGCTGCGCAACTTCCTCAAGGGCCTGAGCCTGCGCCTGCGCGGCTGA
- a CDS encoding LysR family transcriptional regulator: MNLKQLEFAVALAEEGNFTRAAERCHVVQSALSHQIAYLEQELGTPLFERLPRQVRATAAGEALLVHARQVLVSLRHLRADVAAVSGEVRGLLAIGQISSLTDIDVVAMLAAFQQAHPQVEFQLRVDKSEDLIAQVQSRDLDVALVGLAPSAGLDGVCHQMLQEEDLVAVLAPSHRLARRKRLPLTELQDEALVDFPRGTGARRQTDDAFVAAGLPHTVRFEVNLMELVERFVRHGLAVGIVPALIAEGFKGVVRIPLQPTPTRRVHLVWQRLPTPAARAFVEAVLSRAGAGSGP, encoded by the coding sequence ATGAATCTCAAACAGCTCGAGTTTGCCGTTGCCTTGGCCGAGGAGGGCAATTTCACCCGTGCCGCCGAACGCTGCCATGTGGTGCAGTCCGCGTTGAGCCACCAGATTGCCTACCTGGAGCAGGAACTGGGCACGCCGCTGTTCGAGCGCCTGCCGCGGCAGGTGCGGGCGACGGCAGCGGGTGAGGCGCTGCTGGTGCACGCACGCCAGGTGCTGGTCAGCCTGCGCCACCTGCGCGCCGATGTGGCTGCGGTGAGTGGCGAGGTGCGCGGGCTGCTGGCGATCGGGCAGATCTCCTCGCTGACCGATATCGATGTGGTGGCGATGCTGGCCGCGTTCCAGCAGGCGCACCCGCAGGTGGAATTCCAGTTGCGGGTGGACAAGAGCGAGGACCTGATCGCGCAGGTGCAGTCGCGTGACCTGGATGTTGCACTGGTGGGGTTGGCGCCCTCGGCCGGCCTGGACGGGGTCTGCCACCAGATGCTGCAGGAAGAAGACCTGGTGGCGGTGCTGGCCCCCTCGCATCGGCTGGCTAGGCGCAAGCGGCTGCCATTGACCGAATTGCAGGACGAGGCGCTGGTCGACTTCCCGCGCGGCACCGGTGCGCGGCGGCAGACCGACGATGCTTTCGTCGCCGCTGGCCTGCCGCACACGGTGCGTTTCGAGGTCAACCTGATGGAACTGGTGGAGCGCTTCGTCCGCCATGGTCTGGCGGTTGGCATCGTGCCGGCGCTGATCGCCGAAGGCTTCAAGGGCGTAGTGCGGATTCCGCTGCAGCCGACCCCGACCCGCCGCGTGCACCTGGTCTGGCAGCGGCTGCCGACACCGGCGGCGCGGGCGTTCGTCGAGGCCGTGCTCAGCCGCGCAGGCGCAGGCTCAGGCCCTTGA